The following are from one region of the Aspergillus chevalieri M1 DNA, chromosome 1, nearly complete sequence genome:
- the SDS23 gene encoding cell separation during budding (COG:C;~EggNog:ENOG410PITU;~InterPro:IPR016711,IPR000644;~PFAM:PF00571;~go_process: GO:0030071 - regulation of mitotic metaphase/anaphase transition [Evidence IEA];~go_process: GO:0042149 - cellular response to glucose starvation [Evidence IEA]) — protein MASPRQSLEAAVAGSSNGSAVISPRSSVDSRTSGIRNQSARRSHISTNHSHRQSFSETLRAPGSPRSRRQPSITNAGVLSLIDNPPVPNNPDPKFAGRDWRHISIGELVSPDDLKFVEVDTGIEEATDALIDSNIAVLLIRETPEHKSAVGTFDFSDLNAYLLLAAGLTQPDDGLLGLYGELARKAQEGSKIPLRDVKDLGKKEPMTTLPATANVMSAVETFGGGVHRVVVVDETNNNEVVGIFSQFRLVKFLWENGRTFPTVDQLYPNSLGDLGIGSRAVLSINADRPLSEALRLMYEEGISSVAVVDNHLNVVGNISSTDVKLLTRSSSLPLLHNTCTHFVSVVLSTRGLIDGKDSFPVFHVNPSSTLAHTVAKLVATKSHRLWVTDPLSPASSGPSTPSHSTTHLVPNTVSNPAVSPPTSPKPTQLSNPSSNPYLPIPHLSPQPGTATLAPSIPASALPGARLSGRLLGVVSLTDILNLQARASGLSPADPMESRAHRRRSSSSSISVRRSGELGRELFSRGF, from the exons ATGGCGAGTCCAAGACAATCGCTCGAAGCTGCCGTCGCTGGCAGCTCCAATGGCTCCGCTGTCATATCTCCGCGATCCAGTGTCGACTCGCGGACTTCTGGCATACGAAATCAGTCCGCTCGACGCTCACATATCTCCACGAACCATTCGCATCGACAGAGTTTTAGCGAAACTCTCCGCGCGCCCGGATCTCCGCGATCACGCCGTCAGCCGTCGATCACCAACGCCGGAGTCTTGAGTCTTATTGATAACCCGCCTGTGCCAAACAATCCGGACCCCAAGTTTGCTGGTCGCGATTGGAGACATATTTCGATTGGGGAGTTGGTTAGTCCGGATGATCTGAAGTTTGTTGAGGTTGACACGGGGATTGAGGAAGCAACCGAT GCGTTGATTGACTCCAATATTGCGGTACTGTTGATTCGCGAAACACCTGAGCACAAGTCCGCCGTAGGTACCTTCGATTTTTCCGACCTCAACGCATACCTCCTGCTAGCGGCGGGACTCACACAGCCCGACGACGGCCTACTCGGACTGTATGGAGAATTAGCACGGAAAGCTCAAGAAGGGAGCAAGATACCACTGCGCGATGTAAAGGACCTGGGCAAGAAGGAACCGATGACGACACTTCCCGCGACGGCCAACGTGATGAGTGCCGTGGAAACGTTTGGGGGTGGTGTGCATCGTGTTGTAGTGGTGGACGAGACCAATAATAACGAGGTTGTGGGAATCTTTAGCCAGTTCCGGTTGGTTAAGTTCCTTTGGGAGAATGGTCGCACATTTCCAACAGTTGATCAACTGTATCCGAATTCCTTGGGGGATTTGGGAATAGGATCGCGAGCCGTGCTTTCGATCAA TGCAGATCGACCGCTTAGTGAAGCCCTGCGCTTGATGTACGAGGAGGGCATCTCATCCGTCGCAGTGGTTGACAACCATTTGAACGTAGTGGGCAATATCTCATCAACAGATGTCAAG CTGTTGACCCGATCCTCGTCACTCCCCCTTCTGCACAACACGTGCACTCATTTTGTCTCGGTGGTTTTGTCTACACGAGGTTTGATTGATGGCAAGGATTCTTTTCCGGTCTTCCATGTGAATCCTAGTTCGACCCTTGCGCATACGGTGGCCAAGCTTGTGGCTACTAAATCACATCG GTTATGGGTGACCGACCCGCTCTCACCAGCGTCATCCGGACCCTCGACACCGTCTCATTCTACAACCCATCTTGTACCCAACACAGTATCAAACCCAGCAGTGTCACCGCCCACATCACCAAAGCCGACTCAGCTGTCAAACCCCAGCAGCAACCCATACTTGCCCATTCCGCACTTATCACCACAGCCGGGAACAGCCACACTGGCACCGTCAATTCCCGCATCAGCACTACCCGGAGCACGCCTGTCGGGCCGATTGCTTGGCGTAGTCAGCTTGACGGATATTCTGAATCTACAGGCACGGGCCAGCGGGTTAAGCCCGGCAGATCCCATGGAGAGCCGCGCGCACCGGCGGCGGAGCAGCAGTTCTAGCATCAGTGTCCGGCGCAGCGGGGAGTTGGGACGGGAGTTGTTCAGCCGAGGGTTTTGA
- a CDS encoding uncharacterized protein (COG:S;~EggNog:ENOG410PRUH), with the protein MPSPDLDLDASPIPRSREENQERAFIAASRRKDRSLDARLESANRASMLHKKRTGKSLHITKNIVEKEAMYEEVDERYQEKRIRMLQAQNMQIEEQLNRQLLTALAVRNHRGSTSSASSATTNSVNSVSPKPLASHQHLRRAASMAPRASIDGVRKMSLDLSSVRSSVSEGMQTGALNSPMIMENSYTMSPGYESIASPQHTQPDWYSQVPAYVQQTQWPQQWAGFQPQQEQPHVMQDYVSQQLPMNLAATRPFRDRFASAPEIPVHGVPTDAFSLVSTASAPAPVQQEQSLQHSQHSRVQSEPDMSMVMMMQNLQQRQAQSQHSISKPASPKTQPTPDAYSSPSTPPQSPKTTSVGAMGVPQPNVETLGKNDEGILFSQELDPDFDEFSQFALGLGTTTELSEREPFGFDDFVTLDDFTAAA; encoded by the exons ATGCCTTCGCCTGACTTGGATTTGGATGCGTCCCCTATCCCCCGTTCGCGGGAGGAAAACCAGGAACG TGCTTTCATCGCGGCGTCCCGGCGCAAAGACCGCAGCCTCGATGCCAGGTTGGAATCAGCGAATCGTGCCTCCATGCTACACAAGAAGCGTACTGGGAAGAGCCTGCATATCACCAAGAATATCGTTGAGAAAGAGGCCATGTACGAAGAGGTCGATGAGCGGTACCAAGAGAAGCGCATTCGCATGCTGCAGGCGCAGAACATGCAGATCGAGGAACAGCTCAACCGCCAGCTCTTGACTGCGCTGGCTGTTCGTAACCATCGGGGCTCGACGTCGTCGGCCTCATCAGCTACGACCAATTCTGTGAATTCGGTGTCTCCTAAGCCTCTTGCTTCGCACCAGCACCTGAGACGGGCGGCGAGCATGGCGCCGCGAGCCTCGATCGATGGAGTGCGCAAGATGAGTCTGGACTTGTCGAGTGTACGCTCGTCTGTTTCGGAGGGGATGCAGACGGGAGCATTGAACAGTCCTATGATCATGGAGAACAGCTATACGATGTCGCCTGGTTACGAATCTATTGCGTCTCCGCAGCACACCCAGCCTGATTGGTATTCTCAGGTGCCCGCGTATGTCCAGCAGACGCAGTGGCCACAACAATGGGCGGGATTCCAACCCCAGCAAGAGCAGCCGCACGTCATGCAGGACTATGTCTCTCAACAACTGCCAATGAACCTTGCTGCGACACGGCCGTTCAGAGATCGATTTGCATCTGCTCCAGAGATTCCAGTACACGGCGTGCCTACGGATGCTTTCTCGTTGGTGTCTACCGCTTCTGCTCCGGCGCCAGTGCAGCAAGAGCAGTCACTGCAGCACTCACAGCATAGCCGTGTGCAATCCGAACCGGACATGtcgatggtgatgatgatgcaaaACCTCCAGCAACGGCAAGCGCAATCACAGCACTCGATTTCCAAACCCGCATCGCCTAAAACACAACCCACACCAGATGCCTACTCGTCGCCCAGCACACCACCGCAGTCGCCCAAGACGACCAGTGTGGGAGCGATGGGAGTACCACAACCCAACGTCGAGACGCTGGGCAAAAACGACGAGGGAATTTTATTTTCGCAAGAACTGGACCCAGACTTTGATGAGTTCAGTCAGTTTGCATTGGGGCTGGGAACTACCACGGAACTATCGGAGCGGGAGCCATTCGGGTTTGATGACTTTGTAACCCTGGATGATTTTACAGCTGCTGCATAG